In Campylobacter sp. RM16187, the DNA window CTTAAAGCGGCTGGAGTAGGTGCTGTTATAGCTAAATCTTATGCAAGAATTTTTTATAGAAATAGCTTTAATACGGGTCTTTTAATCCTAGAGATAAATGAAACAGATGAGATAAATGAGGGTGATGAGCTTAAGATAGATGTTGATAATGGCGTTATCTTAAATTTAACTACAAAAAAAGAGTATAAATTTAGCCCGATTCCACCATTTATGCAAGAGCTTTTAAAAAGTGGCGGATTAATAGAATATGCAAAAACGAGGATATAAAATGGCAAAAATTTATAATATAGCGGTAATAAAAGGCGACGGAATAGGCTCTGAAATAGTTGATGAGGCTATTAAAGTTTTGGATGCGTCAAGTGTAAAACATGGATTTGAGTTAAATTACAATTTTTACCTTATGGGTGGGGCTGCTATAGATGTATTTGGCGAGCCTCTGCCGAGTGAGACTTTAAATGGAGCCCTTTCAAGCGATGCAGTGCTCTTTGGGGCAATAGGCGGTCCAAAATGGGATAATCTTCCTAGAGATAAGCGTCCTGAAAGTGGCTTGCTTAAACTACGCAAAGAGCTTGGAGCCTATGCGAATTTACGTCCGGCAATGATATTTGATGAGCTTGTAGACGCTAGCACGTTAAAGCCGCAAGTTCTTCAAGACGTTGATTTTATAGTTGTTCGTGAGTTAACAGGCGGCATATATTTTGGCCAACCTAGAGAAAAAAAAGACGATAGCGCATTTAATACTATGGCATATTCCAAATTTGAGATTGAGCGTATAGCAAAGGTTGCTTTTGATAGTGCAATGCTACGTAAAAAACAGGTTTGTTTAGTTGATAAGGCAAATGTACTTGAGACGAGTCAGCTATGGCGCGAAGTTGTAAATGAAGTAGCTCAAAACTATCCTGAAGTAAAAGTTGATTTTATGTATGTAGATAATGCAGCGATGCAGATTGTAAGAAATCCGCGCCAATTTGACGTTATTTTGACTGAAAATTTATTCGGAGATATTTTAAGCGACGAGGCTAGTATGGTATGCGGGTCTATAGGACTTCTTCCAAGCGCTAGCATAGGGGGTAAGGTTGGAATTTACGAGCCTATTCATGGTTCAGCTCCGGATATTGCGGGACAAGGAATTGCTAATCCTATCGCTACTATTTTAAGTG includes these proteins:
- a CDS encoding 3-isopropylmalate dehydratase small subunit, with product MNKVWKFGDNIDTDIIIAARYLNTSDENELAKHIMEDADPAFSTKILKGDIIVAGENFGCGSSREHAPIALKAAGVGAVIAKSYARIFYRNSFNTGLLILEINETDEINEGDELKIDVDNGVILNLTTKKEYKFSPIPPFMQELLKSGGLIEYAKTRI
- the leuB gene encoding 3-isopropylmalate dehydrogenase; this encodes MAKIYNIAVIKGDGIGSEIVDEAIKVLDASSVKHGFELNYNFYLMGGAAIDVFGEPLPSETLNGALSSDAVLFGAIGGPKWDNLPRDKRPESGLLKLRKELGAYANLRPAMIFDELVDASTLKPQVLQDVDFIVVRELTGGIYFGQPREKKDDSAFNTMAYSKFEIERIAKVAFDSAMLRKKQVCLVDKANVLETSQLWREVVNEVAQNYPEVKVDFMYVDNAAMQIVRNPRQFDVILTENLFGDILSDEASMVCGSIGLLPSASIGGKVGIYEPIHGSAPDIAGQGIANPIATILSAAMLLRYSLGEKEAANSIENAVKMALAEGYRTKDIADFGAKEICTTSEMGGIIAKFIGKQ